Proteins encoded within one genomic window of Halocatena marina:
- a CDS encoding redoxin domain-containing protein, translating to MRLSEGQQAPDFEALLCTGETFRSRRLDTVLDGGGILVFSAFAFSAIAENWWKRYERSGWNEFDVPVLGVSRDGPYAQNAFIRSLDSPFRRFSDTDGTVSERYGLLTERDGMANTSTPFRAVFVLDDDRTTTYAWIADDWISPVPREEAEEAVGNL from the coding sequence ATGCGACTGAGTGAAGGACAGCAGGCTCCTGATTTCGAAGCGCTCTTGTGTACTGGTGAGACGTTTCGCTCACGACGACTCGATACGGTACTCGACGGGGGAGGCATCCTCGTGTTCTCTGCGTTTGCGTTTTCGGCAATCGCAGAAAACTGGTGGAAGCGGTACGAGCGATCGGGGTGGAACGAGTTCGACGTGCCCGTTCTCGGTGTAAGTCGGGATGGACCGTACGCACAGAACGCTTTTATCCGATCACTCGACAGCCCGTTTCGGCGCTTCAGCGACACAGACGGGACCGTGAGCGAACGCTACGGTTTGCTCACCGAACGCGACGGAATGGCGAATACGTCTACACCATTTCGTGCGGTGTTCGTGCTCGATGACGACCGGACGACAACGTACGCGTGGATCGCGGACGATTGGATCTCGCCAGTTCCACGAGAGGAAGCTGAGGAAGCTGTCGGGAACCTCTGA
- a CDS encoding FAD-binding oxidoreductase, producing MKVIVIGGGIVGLASAYFLARRGAEVIVCEKGSLGGGSTERAAGGIRTQFSTPVNVDLSLASLPTWRSFEETFGVDIAYRRAGYLFLARDESTASAFEASVEMQNERGARSEFLAPEAARAHCPSLRTEPFSAATFSPLDGFTDPHLALQGFAAGATEAGADIRTKTAVTDIIPDSGSVCVVADGTRIDADFAVNAAGPWAERVGTLAGLDLPIAPKRRQMLVVDPERSVPETVPLTIDLDRASYFRPERDGTALVGGHFAVEDPDRDPDAYSQSFDLDWAVEALERAADVADYFGPASEIRRGWAGLYAVTPDHHPIIEESTPGCITAAGFSGHGFQHAPATGQIVTELVFEGSASLVDISNLGSERFDGDDGLTHERNVA from the coding sequence ATGAAGGTTATCGTCATCGGCGGCGGCATCGTCGGACTGGCGAGCGCGTACTTTCTCGCTCGGCGGGGGGCCGAGGTGATCGTCTGCGAGAAGGGTTCTCTCGGTGGAGGGAGCACAGAGCGCGCCGCTGGTGGGATCAGAACGCAGTTTTCGACGCCAGTGAACGTCGATCTCTCACTCGCTAGCCTCCCTACGTGGCGGTCATTCGAAGAGACGTTCGGGGTCGATATCGCGTATCGTCGCGCGGGGTATCTCTTTCTTGCCCGCGATGAAAGTACGGCGTCTGCGTTCGAGGCAAGCGTGGAGATGCAAAACGAACGCGGTGCTCGGAGCGAGTTTCTCGCGCCCGAAGCAGCCAGAGCACACTGTCCGTCGCTCCGAACCGAGCCATTCTCTGCTGCGACGTTCTCGCCGCTCGATGGATTTACCGATCCCCATCTCGCGTTGCAGGGATTTGCGGCGGGTGCGACCGAAGCCGGGGCTGACATCCGGACAAAAACGGCGGTCACTGACATCATCCCTGATTCAGGATCAGTTTGTGTCGTCGCCGATGGAACACGGATCGATGCGGATTTCGCCGTCAACGCGGCTGGTCCGTGGGCTGAGCGTGTCGGCACACTTGCGGGACTCGACCTTCCGATCGCACCGAAACGCCGCCAGATGCTCGTTGTCGATCCGGAGCGCTCCGTGCCAGAAACGGTTCCACTCACCATCGATCTCGATCGAGCATCGTACTTTCGACCGGAACGGGACGGCACGGCGCTCGTGGGCGGACACTTTGCTGTCGAAGACCCTGATCGAGACCCGGACGCGTACAGTCAGTCGTTCGATCTCGATTGGGCTGTCGAGGCGCTCGAACGCGCGGCAGACGTTGCCGACTACTTCGGCCCGGCGTCGGAGATCAGGCGAGGCTGGGCCGGACTGTACGCGGTCACACCAGACCACCACCCGATCATCGAGGAGTCGACCCCAGGCTGCATTACCGCAGCAGGGTTCTCGGGCCACGGATTCCAACACGCGCCAGCGACCGGACAGATCGTGACTGAACTCGTGTTCGAAGGCTCTGCATCACTCGTGGATATCTCGAATCTCGGTAGCGAGCGTTTCGACGGCGACGACGGTCTCACTCACGAGCGAAACGTCGCATAA
- a CDS encoding HEAT repeat domain-containing protein, with the protein MTETAEIEDAVRIPENKDGTATERKMALETLKEYSSKHPDAIVPYIDVIASLADSEEHDICHDVALIFRKIANHDPSAVAPYTKSIYTLLTDDDPFVLSSTVLTTMFVTRESPTVLSATTDRLLELLTYENAGATGPAANVRGKAAATLGNMGIANPIVAARADESLADLFDDPDQDVRAIAVLALTRLGLAHPESVETALTHLPAQLDDETSDVRRNAIRAYTLFRRDKPDAIIKPDIVAPAFERAIEQAELDSTETSGIDEVCEYIERIMTNKGCVIT; encoded by the coding sequence ATGACGGAGACGGCCGAAATCGAGGATGCGGTTCGAATCCCTGAAAATAAAGATGGGACAGCAACGGAGCGAAAAATGGCATTAGAGACGCTCAAAGAATACTCATCGAAGCATCCGGACGCCATCGTGCCTTATATAGATGTTATCGCTTCGCTCGCAGACAGCGAGGAGCATGATATCTGTCACGATGTCGCCCTTATCTTTCGGAAGATTGCCAACCACGATCCTAGCGCTGTGGCACCATACACCAAATCGATCTACACACTACTCACAGACGACGATCCGTTCGTGCTCTCATCTACCGTGTTGACGACCATGTTTGTCACTCGTGAGTCACCGACAGTACTGTCAGCCACTACAGACAGGCTGCTTGAGCTGCTGACTTACGAAAACGCCGGTGCAACCGGCCCAGCAGCTAATGTACGAGGGAAGGCAGCCGCAACGCTCGGCAATATGGGAATCGCAAATCCGATCGTCGCTGCTCGGGCTGATGAATCACTTGCAGACCTGTTCGACGATCCAGATCAGGATGTGCGCGCCATTGCAGTCTTAGCACTCACACGACTCGGGCTTGCGCATCCAGAATCCGTCGAGACAGCGCTGACTCACCTTCCAGCACAGTTGGACGATGAGACTTCAGACGTCCGTCGCAACGCTATCAGGGCATATACGCTCTTCCGTCGGGACAAACCAGATGCGATTATTAAGCCAGATATTGTCGCTCCAGCGTTCGAACGAGCAATCGAACAAGCGGAGCTAGACAGTACCGAAACGAGTGGAATCGACGAAGTATGCGAATATATTGAAAGAATCATGACAAATAAAGGCTGCGTAATAACTTAA
- a CDS encoding creatininase family protein: MSSHTSVLLEEYTWPEVETALEEGTRTVVVAVGSVEQHGPHLPLIMDTLAGDELSRRIAKKLGDALVAPTIRPGCSGHHMDFPGTITIPAETLMDLIRSYCRSLDEHGFEHIVLVATHGGNFAPVNTVAPEIARTIDANVIALADLDELMSLQNEGLREAGVEYEEPVIHAGAVETAIVLATNESLVRTDELAVGHEKPISTSRLLSDGFRSITENGVLGDPRKGTPESGETILDTVATAYAERIEAERDAI; the protein is encoded by the coding sequence ATGTCTTCTCACACATCAGTACTCCTTGAGGAGTACACGTGGCCAGAGGTCGAGACTGCGCTCGAAGAAGGAACACGGACAGTGGTCGTAGCGGTTGGATCGGTCGAGCAACACGGTCCACATCTTCCGCTGATTATGGATACGCTCGCTGGTGATGAGCTCTCTCGACGGATTGCCAAGAAGCTCGGCGACGCCCTCGTTGCCCCGACGATTCGGCCCGGCTGCTCAGGCCATCACATGGATTTTCCCGGAACGATTACGATTCCTGCCGAAACGCTGATGGACCTGATTCGCTCGTACTGTCGGTCGCTAGACGAACACGGATTCGAGCACATCGTTCTCGTCGCCACGCACGGTGGAAACTTTGCGCCGGTCAACACCGTCGCGCCCGAAATCGCCCGCACCATCGACGCAAACGTGATTGCGCTCGCAGATCTCGATGAACTCATGTCGTTGCAGAATGAGGGGCTTCGCGAAGCCGGCGTCGAGTACGAGGAGCCAGTGATTCACGCGGGAGCTGTCGAAACAGCGATCGTTCTAGCAACGAACGAATCCCTCGTTCGAACGGATGAGCTTGCAGTCGGTCACGAGAAACCGATATCTACGTCGCGACTACTCAGCGATGGGTTTAGATCGATTACTGAAAATGGCGTGCTTGGTGATCCCCGCAAAGGAACTCCCGAATCAGGGGAAACAATTCTCGATACAGTAGCAACCGCCTACGCCGAGCGAATCGAGGCCGAACGCGATGCCATCTGA
- a CDS encoding acyl-CoA dehydrogenase family protein — MATDSDGVSFAKSEEWRLIERSLDEFIEQEVDPIESDLGETWSNPRLRHESDGRLVSDVLEAIQSIRQASAEAGFYAMNMPEAHGGEGISNVLWYRAKKHVATHGTGLSEFVLAGPAGPKPLLLQAADEQIERYLEPTISAELSTGFAQTEPHAGSDSPAMKTTAERDGETWVLNGTKQWITNAPYADFLQVFARTTPQEESGRYGGITCFIVEADEYEIGSLNNAVGMEGMQAEIHFDDVRLGDERVLGEPDAAFYQAMEFLSLGRMELGAEAVGHAEHLLDLQVEYANDREAFGRPIGKFQSISNKIARGRAKNYAADAAGHKLAWKMDQGDSVIEDASIFKWFATNMFWEIADDAVQVHGGNGLSEENPFMNHLHRARILRIVEGTDEIQLNTIAKQMSAR; from the coding sequence ATGGCGACAGATTCTGACGGCGTTTCATTTGCGAAAAGCGAGGAGTGGCGACTCATCGAACGGAGCCTCGACGAATTCATCGAACAGGAGGTCGATCCGATTGAATCTGATCTCGGTGAGACGTGGTCGAATCCTCGATTGCGTCACGAATCCGATGGCCGTCTCGTTTCCGACGTTCTCGAAGCAATCCAATCGATACGACAAGCGAGCGCAGAAGCTGGCTTTTATGCGATGAACATGCCCGAAGCACACGGTGGCGAAGGCATTTCGAACGTGCTGTGGTACCGAGCGAAAAAGCACGTTGCGACGCACGGAACAGGCCTTTCGGAGTTCGTGTTGGCCGGTCCGGCCGGACCAAAGCCGCTCCTCTTACAAGCAGCGGACGAGCAGATCGAGCGATATCTCGAACCCACAATCAGCGCGGAGCTATCAACTGGATTCGCTCAGACCGAACCTCATGCGGGATCGGACTCACCAGCGATGAAGACGACTGCCGAGCGAGACGGGGAGACGTGGGTGCTCAATGGAACGAAACAGTGGATCACGAACGCACCCTACGCTGATTTCCTGCAGGTGTTCGCCCGAACGACCCCACAGGAGGAAAGCGGACGCTACGGTGGTATCACATGCTTCATCGTCGAGGCAGACGAGTACGAGATCGGATCGTTGAACAACGCTGTCGGGATGGAAGGGATGCAGGCAGAGATCCACTTCGACGACGTGCGACTCGGAGACGAGCGCGTGCTCGGTGAACCAGACGCCGCTTTCTACCAAGCGATGGAGTTTCTCTCACTAGGCCGAATGGAACTCGGAGCCGAAGCGGTGGGCCACGCTGAACACCTGCTTGATCTTCAAGTTGAATACGCGAACGACCGCGAGGCGTTCGGCCGACCGATCGGGAAGTTCCAATCCATCTCGAATAAGATCGCACGCGGACGCGCGAAGAACTACGCGGCTGACGCTGCAGGGCACAAACTCGCGTGGAAGATGGATCAGGGCGACAGCGTCATCGAAGACGCCTCCATCTTCAAGTGGTTTGCAACGAACATGTTCTGGGAGATCGCTGATGACGCTGTACAAGTGCACGGTGGCAATGGTCTCAGCGAGGAGAATCCGTTCATGAATCACCTCCACCGCGCGCGTATCCTCCGCATCGTCGAAGGTACTGACGAAATACAACTCAACACAATTGCGAAACAAATGAGTGCGCGTTGA
- a CDS encoding type IV secretory system conjugative DNA transfer family protein codes for MSLIETFGWFLVLGIVALFGASAVLRKPWWKRLWHPLSSFYDRLQAIHWVLAPFVMVVTLLAVPVVAYTLQSTSLVWLWILMIVLFTALFLRSIKQSVQRIYQDRRYRKDLQNGLAINISIAATGGNFGFLDRWAGSVSLPRRSILVAGASGSGKTEVAIHFVQQMLFDHSSLMLVYDHKTDFQDFFDILGVEYISISMEDSTYIWNLFREFDTEQDIDEFAQALFPEPSGGENDFFDDMARQVFAACLKRLVRKREESDEFELSNASVRHYFQRNGADEIYEHLSEYSDLRAAASAIDVETSPKQAQGVYASVQRIVNKVFIGDFGAAPPDGDGFSIRDHVRDPQGVPIVLDFPKATGQSTKPIFRFLIDHTAKHAMQNTDTYSYFILDEFAQIPHLRQLEELVNVGRGDKVVTLVTLQSVQQLYQNYGRNGGESILAGLVSMVLLRPNDSETAEFYRDAIGTKFVQHTNYVEEKWYGKRKEMKQSEQHIFATGDIRKWDPGVGVIVKQAGWFFGYISMLTGDTMEVIADVLSPTEHAGALPERSITGEIEGTASSENQDESDASSEQHVGTD; via the coding sequence ATGAGTCTCATTGAGACATTCGGCTGGTTTCTCGTGCTCGGAATCGTTGCGTTGTTCGGTGCGTCAGCAGTTCTTCGCAAGCCCTGGTGGAAACGTCTTTGGCACCCACTATCATCATTCTACGACCGCCTGCAGGCCATTCACTGGGTTCTCGCCCCATTCGTAATGGTTGTCACATTACTGGCAGTACCTGTGGTGGCGTATACCCTTCAGTCAACGTCATTAGTGTGGCTTTGGATCTTGATGATTGTCTTGTTCACAGCGTTGTTTCTCCGGAGTATAAAACAATCTGTCCAGAGAATCTATCAAGATCGTCGGTATCGGAAAGATTTACAAAATGGTCTTGCAATAAATATTTCCATTGCAGCAACTGGTGGAAACTTCGGATTCCTCGACCGATGGGCAGGAAGTGTTTCTTTACCTCGGAGATCGATCCTCGTTGCTGGTGCTTCAGGTTCAGGAAAAACTGAAGTTGCAATACATTTTGTACAGCAGATGCTCTTCGATCACTCGTCATTGATGTTGGTATACGATCATAAGACTGACTTTCAGGATTTTTTTGATATACTCGGTGTCGAGTACATCAGCATTTCTATGGAGGATTCGACGTATATTTGGAATCTCTTTCGGGAATTCGACACGGAACAGGACATTGACGAGTTCGCGCAAGCACTGTTTCCCGAACCGAGCGGGGGTGAGAACGATTTCTTCGACGATATGGCCCGACAGGTCTTTGCTGCATGTCTGAAGCGATTGGTTCGAAAGCGCGAGGAGAGCGACGAATTCGAACTGTCGAATGCATCGGTACGCCACTATTTCCAACGGAACGGAGCAGATGAAATCTATGAACACTTGAGTGAGTATTCCGACCTGCGGGCGGCAGCGTCAGCAATCGATGTCGAAACTAGTCCCAAACAGGCACAAGGTGTCTATGCGTCGGTCCAGCGTATCGTCAATAAGGTGTTTATCGGAGATTTCGGAGCAGCCCCTCCTGATGGAGATGGTTTTTCGATTCGCGATCACGTTCGGGATCCACAGGGTGTGCCGATCGTGCTCGATTTCCCGAAGGCGACCGGTCAAAGCACAAAACCGATCTTTCGATTTCTCATCGATCACACCGCAAAGCACGCGATGCAAAACACCGATACGTATTCGTATTTCATCCTCGATGAGTTCGCACAAATTCCACATCTTCGCCAGTTAGAGGAACTCGTGAACGTCGGACGGGGCGATAAGGTCGTCACACTTGTGACATTGCAGTCGGTGCAGCAACTGTATCAGAATTATGGCCGCAACGGTGGTGAATCGATTTTAGCGGGGCTGGTTTCGATGGTGTTGTTACGCCCGAACGATTCGGAGACGGCTGAGTTCTATCGGGACGCAATCGGTACAAAGTTCGTTCAACATACCAATTATGTCGAAGAAAAATGGTATGGAAAACGGAAAGAAATGAAACAAAGTGAACAACACATATTCGCTACAGGAGATATCCGTAAGTGGGACCCAGGTGTTGGTGTCATCGTCAAGCAGGCTGGCTGGTTCTTTGGATATATCTCGATGCTGACCGGCGACACGATGGAGGTTATCGCAGACGTTCTTTCGCCAACTGAGCACGCCGGTGCGTTGCCCGAACGGAGCATAACTGGTGAAATTGAAGGTACTGCGTCCAGCGAGAATCAGGACGAATCGGACGCTTCAAGCGAGCAACACGTAGGAACCGATTGA
- a CDS encoding glutathione S-transferase N-terminal domain-containing protein: protein MTLTLYRLEGCPFCELVVDRLNELDITFESIWVEGLHSKRDEVKRVSGQRAVPVLVDETRGVTMAESERILEYLDTSYEN, encoded by the coding sequence ATGACACTCACACTCTACCGACTCGAAGGCTGCCCATTCTGCGAACTCGTCGTCGATCGCCTGAATGAACTCGATATCACGTTTGAAAGCATTTGGGTCGAAGGACTCCATTCGAAACGCGATGAGGTCAAACGCGTCTCGGGCCAGCGAGCCGTTCCCGTCCTCGTCGATGAAACACGCGGAGTCACAATGGCCGAATCAGAACGGATCCTCGAATACCTCGACACTTCGTACGAAAACTGA
- a CDS encoding sister chromatid cohesion protein PDS5 — protein sequence MTDDIDVKNVIQTLEDGAPREQEEALSILRDISHSQPNILATHLDAICSFADDEDPMVRFSVATVLVNVAAHEPSVVLPHAPVVRTMLMDDDSSVLSFATTTAMIIASESPTALSGIADRLLELLIYKNVAASKSARDIRVSAASTLGKLGEVDQAIASRADEPLANRLDDPEPRVRRAAVTALTRFGLSHPDVVSTGLARLPERLDDEDAEVRRKAIRAYTLFRHDQPAAIVEPEAVVPALERAAERAELDRTEASGIDEACEYIERMMADQS from the coding sequence ATGACAGATGATATCGACGTTAAAAACGTAATCCAGACCCTTGAAGACGGGGCACCGAGAGAGCAAGAAGAGGCATTATCCATTCTTCGCGATATTTCACATTCACAACCGAACATTCTCGCCACTCATCTTGACGCCATCTGCTCGTTCGCAGACGACGAAGATCCGATGGTCCGTTTCAGCGTTGCCACGGTTCTCGTCAATGTTGCCGCGCACGAGCCGAGCGTCGTACTTCCTCATGCGCCTGTTGTGCGTACGATGCTGATGGATGACGATTCAAGTGTGTTGTCATTTGCCACGACGACGGCCATGATCATTGCCAGTGAATCGCCAACAGCGCTATCGGGGATCGCCGATAGATTGCTCGAATTATTGATATATAAGAATGTTGCAGCGTCGAAATCAGCCCGTGACATACGGGTGTCGGCAGCATCGACTCTCGGTAAACTTGGCGAAGTTGACCAGGCCATCGCGTCCCGTGCTGATGAACCACTCGCAAATCGGCTCGACGATCCTGAACCTAGGGTTCGACGGGCCGCAGTCACAGCACTCACCCGGTTCGGACTTTCGCATCCCGATGTCGTCTCAACGGGACTCGCTCGTCTTCCGGAACGGCTGGACGACGAGGATGCAGAGGTTCGCCGGAAAGCCATCAGGGCCTATACGCTGTTCCGGCACGACCAACCGGCGGCAATCGTTGAGCCGGAAGCCGTCGTTCCAGCACTCGAACGGGCGGCCGAACGAGCGGAGCTAGACAGGACCGAAGCGAGTGGAATCGACGAAGCATGTGAATATATTGAAAGAATGATGGCAGATCAGTCCTGA
- a CDS encoding cupin domain-containing protein, whose product MGYEVVHTDDVPVTDLSNIDEIPPDLDIRAVDEALGAESSKVKLWYFEPGEEIQYHAHSEQEELYYVLQGTFSLKLGPSGESEIVEAGPGTFWVAEPKTGHGHRNIGDDRGIVLAIGAPPIDDPGLDPHSIDGEE is encoded by the coding sequence ATGGGATACGAAGTCGTACACACCGACGACGTACCGGTAACCGACTTATCGAACATCGATGAGATACCGCCAGACCTAGACATTCGCGCGGTCGATGAAGCGCTCGGCGCTGAGAGCTCGAAAGTGAAGCTCTGGTATTTCGAACCCGGAGAGGAGATTCAGTATCACGCTCACTCGGAGCAAGAAGAGCTCTACTACGTCCTCCAGGGGACGTTTTCACTCAAGCTCGGGCCGTCTGGTGAAAGCGAGATTGTCGAAGCGGGGCCAGGAACGTTCTGGGTCGCCGAACCGAAAACCGGCCACGGCCACCGAAACATCGGCGACGATAGAGGGATCGTCCTCGCTATTGGCGCACCCCCCATCGATGATCCCGGTCTGGATCCACACTCTATCGATGGAGAGGAGTGA
- the mvk gene encoding mevalonate kinase, producing MTVSSAPGKVYLFGEHAVVYGEPAVPCAIERRATVTAKARDDDRLRVQTQDLTLDGFSVEYGDGVLNADVDVPRPLVEAAVGYVDGAIDQVRDVADENVGFTITIESDIPLGAGLGSSAAVVVAAIDAATREIGIELSPTEIADRAYRVEYDVQDGQASRADTFCSAMGGAVRVEGDDCRPIENASRLPFVIGYDGGTGDTGALVSGVRSLREEYDFAADTVRTVGDIVRVGERALAEGDIHKIGQLMDFNHGLLSALGVSSRSLDAMVWAARDADALGAKLTGAGGGGCIVALDESPSTATALSYTPGCEEAFRAELDRDGVRVEAE from the coding sequence ATGACTGTTTCAAGCGCGCCGGGGAAGGTGTATCTTTTCGGCGAGCACGCCGTCGTGTACGGGGAACCAGCGGTTCCGTGCGCTATCGAACGCCGGGCAACAGTGACCGCCAAAGCACGCGACGACGATCGGCTTCGGGTACAGACTCAGGATCTCACGCTCGATGGATTCTCTGTTGAGTACGGTGATGGAGTCTTGAACGCAGATGTCGACGTTCCACGCCCGCTCGTCGAGGCTGCAGTGGGCTACGTTGATGGTGCGATCGATCAGGTCCGCGATGTGGCCGACGAGAACGTCGGGTTCACGATCACCATCGAAAGCGACATTCCGCTGGGGGCAGGCCTTGGTTCGTCCGCAGCTGTCGTAGTCGCAGCCATCGATGCTGCGACGCGCGAAATCGGAATCGAGCTTTCGCCCACGGAGATCGCAGACCGCGCCTATCGTGTCGAATACGATGTCCAAGACGGACAAGCCTCACGAGCAGACACATTCTGCTCGGCAATGGGTGGAGCAGTCCGTGTCGAAGGTGACGATTGCCGTCCGATCGAGAATGCTTCGAGACTTCCGTTTGTCATCGGATATGACGGCGGAACTGGCGATACAGGCGCACTCGTCTCTGGCGTGCGCTCACTCCGTGAGGAGTATGACTTCGCTGCAGATACAGTACGGACGGTTGGTGACATCGTCCGAGTAGGTGAACGGGCGCTTGCTGAGGGCGACATCCACAAAATCGGTCAGTTGATGGATTTCAATCATGGACTACTCTCAGCACTCGGTGTCTCTTCTCGCTCGCTCGATGCGATGGTGTGGGCCGCACGCGATGCCGATGCTCTCGGTGCAAAGTTGACGGGCGCAGGCGGTGGCGGCTGTATCGTTGCGCTCGATGAATCCCCAAGTACAGCGACCGCGCTCAGCTACACGCCCGGTTGTGAGGAGGCATTTCGTGCTGAATTGGATAGAGACGGTGTGCGGGTGGAGGCAGAATGA
- a CDS encoding NAD-dependent protein deacylase: MESKELRFAAGAIADAETAVVMSGAGVSTASGLPDFRGSNGLWERYERDAFHIDRLQTAPEQFWRTYAQISTELSGEGVDPNPAHEAIAALEQNGQIEAVITQNVDGLHQAAGSENVIELHGNGQRVICPACSATYASKTVRERVKRGDTPPRCELCDEERILEPSVVLFGEQLPEHAFYRAHAIAQNSDVFLVAGSSLTVEPAASLPSLAANRGATLIIVTHDRTPLSDRAEYDFRADVTDVLPSLRRAITEREY, from the coding sequence ATGGAATCCAAGGAGCTCCGATTTGCTGCTGGTGCCATTGCAGACGCCGAAACCGCCGTCGTGATGAGCGGAGCCGGTGTCAGCACCGCCTCGGGGCTTCCCGACTTTCGCGGCAGCAATGGTCTCTGGGAGCGCTACGAGAGAGATGCTTTTCACATCGATCGACTGCAGACCGCACCAGAACAGTTCTGGCGCACCTACGCTCAGATCTCCACGGAACTATCGGGGGAGGGAGTCGATCCAAATCCTGCTCACGAGGCAATCGCCGCGCTCGAACAGAATGGACAGATCGAGGCGGTCATCACGCAGAACGTCGATGGGCTGCATCAGGCTGCTGGCAGCGAGAACGTCATTGAACTCCACGGCAACGGACAACGCGTTATCTGTCCTGCCTGCAGCGCCACGTACGCCAGCAAGACCGTCCGTGAACGCGTCAAGCGCGGCGACACGCCACCACGATGTGAACTGTGTGATGAAGAACGAATACTTGAGCCCAGCGTGGTTCTCTTCGGAGAACAGCTGCCAGAACACGCCTTTTATCGCGCACACGCAATCGCGCAGAACAGCGATGTCTTCCTCGTTGCTGGCTCCTCGTTGACGGTCGAGCCTGCTGCAAGCCTCCCTTCGCTCGCTGCAAATCGAGGTGCAACACTCATCATTGTCACTCACGATCGAACACCACTGTCCGACCGCGCGGAGTATGACTTTCGTGCGGACGTGACAGATGTTCTTCCCAGCCTTCGACGGGCGATCACAGAGCGCGAGTACTAG
- a CDS encoding isopentenyl phosphate kinase, translated as MTTVLKLGGSVITDKDQPETVDRDALEHASETIARHEHADLVLVHGGGSFGHHHATEHAVSRTAGTHDTDATRAIHEAMKSLNRIVIDALATEGIPALPVHPLSVGTRTVDGELLLSTQQVQTMLEEGFVPVLHGDVIAHAREGTTIVSGDELVRVLATDLDAERVGLCSAVPGVLDAGAVVPDIDTFADVAHALGASESTDVTGGMAAKVRALLALETPAFVFDREGIGPFLEGESPGTRIGFESGM; from the coding sequence ATGACGACCGTTCTCAAGCTCGGTGGGAGTGTTATCACCGACAAGGATCAGCCCGAAACAGTCGATCGAGACGCACTTGAGCACGCGAGCGAGACGATCGCCAGACACGAGCACGCTGATCTCGTACTCGTTCACGGCGGGGGAAGCTTCGGTCACCACCACGCAACCGAACACGCCGTCAGTCGGACGGCAGGCACGCACGACACCGATGCTACCCGCGCTATCCACGAGGCGATGAAATCCCTCAATAGAATAGTCATCGATGCACTGGCTACCGAGGGAATCCCAGCGCTTCCCGTCCATCCGCTTTCTGTCGGGACTCGAACAGTCGATGGTGAGCTGCTGCTCTCAACACAGCAGGTACAGACGATGCTCGAAGAGGGATTCGTTCCTGTCCTCCATGGTGATGTCATCGCGCACGCACGCGAGGGAACCACAATCGTCAGCGGTGACGAGTTGGTTCGTGTCCTTGCCACTGATCTCGATGCTGAGCGCGTTGGACTCTGTTCTGCAGTGCCGGGTGTTCTCGATGCAGGAGCGGTCGTTCCCGACATCGACACGTTCGCGGATGTAGCCCACGCGCTCGGTGCGAGCGAATCGACAGACGTCACTGGTGGCATGGCCGCGAAAGTACGCGCGCTGTTGGCACTTGAGACACCCGCCTTCGTCTTCGACCGAGAGGGAATCGGACCGTTTCTTGAGGGTGAATCGCCTGGAACACGGATCGGATTTGAATCTGGAATGTGA